One genomic window of Nocardioides daphniae includes the following:
- a CDS encoding glycoside hydrolase family 65 protein: MARDKVHHPLDRDRYPVDEWRLRELSYEPQGVGAGETLFSVANGYLGLRGNPEEGREAVAHGTFINGFHETWEIRHAEAAFGFARTGQTIVNVPDAKVIKLYVDDEPLVLGVSELESYERVLDMREGVLRRKLVWRTPSGKRVRVESTRMVSMEQRHLAVMTFEVTMLTGSAPVVLSSQLINRQDGLDDFRAAESSADGMSDPRKAGAFEGRVLMPRVHGHEDGRLVLGYQCQRSKMTMAAAVEHRFTGVDDVEVVLRAGEDQAKAVHRFDLAEGECARLEKYVAYHSSKGVPVSELSDRCDRTLDRALRYGLDRLETEQKDWFEEFWRSSDVVVGADAEVQQAIRFNLFCLAQAAGRTDGGGIAAKGVTGSGYEGHYFWDTEIYVVPFLTYTQPGMARNALHFRRRMLPAARIRAGEMAQSGALFPWRTINGEEASAYYAAGSAQMHINGDVVYALMKYVTASGDTEFLAEEGVDLLVETARMWRDLGFWRSNGNPTFHIHGVTGPDEYTTVVNNNLFTNLMARFNLRSAALVVERLREKHPAAHRAMVHRLHVQPDEVEEWMQCAEGMHVPFDEGLGIHPQDDFFLDREVWDLSRTPKDLRPLLLHYHPLVIYRFQVLKQADVVLALFLHGDLFTPEEKKADFEYYDPITTGDSTLSAVVQSIVAAEVGYHEVAMDYFWHALHTDLGDLHHNTVDGIHVASAGGVWSALVFGFAGLRDHEGKLSFDPRLPVDWDRMQFRLAWHGSRLGVDLSQDTLKLSIVEGDGPVDVTVRGKKLTVTVGEPVEVPLDHQGERINGLLDKIPHTGGVRSDGTRITSGVPDPVITPEHNDPYAAWTRNEGLIDEV; this comes from the coding sequence ATGGCGCGTGACAAGGTGCACCACCCCCTCGACCGCGACCGCTACCCGGTCGACGAGTGGCGGCTGCGGGAGCTGTCGTACGAGCCGCAGGGCGTCGGAGCCGGGGAGACCCTCTTCTCCGTCGCCAACGGCTACCTCGGCCTGCGCGGCAACCCCGAGGAGGGCCGCGAGGCCGTCGCCCACGGGACCTTCATCAACGGCTTCCACGAGACCTGGGAGATCCGGCACGCCGAGGCCGCCTTCGGCTTCGCGCGCACCGGCCAGACGATCGTCAACGTCCCCGACGCCAAGGTCATCAAGCTGTACGTCGATGACGAGCCGCTGGTGCTCGGCGTCTCCGAGCTGGAGTCCTACGAGCGCGTGCTCGACATGCGCGAGGGCGTGCTGCGCCGCAAGCTGGTCTGGCGCACGCCGTCGGGCAAGCGGGTGCGGGTCGAGTCGACGCGCATGGTCTCCATGGAGCAGCGTCACCTCGCGGTGATGACCTTCGAGGTCACGATGCTGACTGGCTCCGCGCCCGTCGTGCTCTCCTCGCAGCTGATCAACCGCCAGGACGGCCTCGACGACTTCCGTGCCGCCGAGTCGTCGGCCGATGGCATGAGCGACCCCCGCAAGGCGGGCGCCTTCGAGGGGCGCGTGCTGATGCCCCGCGTGCACGGCCACGAGGACGGTCGGCTGGTCCTCGGCTACCAGTGCCAGCGCTCCAAGATGACGATGGCAGCCGCGGTCGAGCACCGCTTCACCGGCGTCGACGACGTCGAGGTGGTGCTGCGCGCCGGCGAGGACCAGGCCAAGGCCGTCCACCGCTTCGACCTGGCCGAGGGCGAGTGCGCCCGGCTCGAGAAGTACGTCGCCTACCACTCCTCCAAGGGCGTCCCGGTCAGCGAGCTCTCCGACCGCTGCGACCGGACGCTCGACCGTGCGCTGCGCTACGGCCTCGACCGTCTCGAGACCGAGCAGAAGGACTGGTTCGAGGAGTTCTGGCGCAGCTCCGACGTGGTCGTCGGGGCCGACGCCGAGGTGCAGCAGGCGATCCGCTTCAACCTCTTCTGCCTGGCCCAGGCCGCCGGGCGCACCGACGGCGGTGGCATCGCGGCCAAGGGCGTCACCGGCAGCGGCTACGAGGGCCACTACTTCTGGGACACCGAGATCTACGTCGTCCCCTTCCTCACCTACACGCAGCCGGGCATGGCCCGCAACGCGCTGCACTTCCGTCGTCGGATGCTGCCTGCGGCCCGCATCCGCGCCGGCGAGATGGCGCAGAGCGGAGCGCTCTTCCCGTGGCGCACGATCAACGGCGAGGAGGCCTCGGCCTACTACGCCGCCGGCTCGGCGCAGATGCACATCAACGGCGACGTGGTCTACGCGCTGATGAAGTACGTGACGGCCTCCGGCGACACCGAGTTCCTCGCCGAGGAGGGCGTCGACCTGCTGGTCGAGACCGCCCGCATGTGGCGCGACCTCGGCTTCTGGCGCAGCAACGGCAACCCGACCTTCCACATCCACGGCGTGACCGGGCCCGACGAGTACACGACGGTCGTCAACAACAACCTCTTCACCAACCTGATGGCGCGCTTCAACCTGCGCTCCGCCGCGCTGGTCGTCGAGCGGCTGCGCGAGAAGCACCCGGCCGCGCACCGCGCCATGGTGCACCGCCTGCACGTCCAGCCCGACGAGGTCGAGGAGTGGATGCAGTGCGCCGAGGGGATGCACGTCCCCTTCGACGAGGGCCTGGGCATCCACCCGCAGGACGACTTCTTCCTCGACCGCGAGGTGTGGGACCTCTCCCGCACGCCGAAGGACCTGCGCCCGCTGCTGCTGCACTACCACCCGCTGGTCATCTACCGCTTCCAGGTGCTCAAGCAGGCCGACGTGGTGCTCGCGCTCTTCCTGCACGGCGACCTCTTCACCCCCGAGGAGAAGAAGGCCGACTTCGAGTACTACGACCCGATCACCACCGGAGACTCGACGCTGTCGGCGGTCGTGCAGTCGATCGTGGCGGCCGAGGTCGGCTACCACGAGGTGGCCATGGACTACTTCTGGCACGCGCTGCACACCGACCTGGGCGACCTGCACCACAACACCGTCGACGGCATCCACGTCGCGTCGGCCGGCGGTGTGTGGAGCGCGCTGGTCTTCGGCTTCGCCGGCCTGCGCGACCACGAGGGCAAGCTCTCCTTCGACCCGCGTCTGCCGGTCGACTGGGACCGGATGCAGTTCCGCCTGGCCTGGCACGGCTCGCGCCTGGGGGTGGACCTGTCGCAGGACACCCTGAAGCTCTCGATCGTCGAGGGCGACGGACCGGTCGACGTCACCGTGCGCGGCAAGAAGCTCACCGTGACGGTCGGCGAGCCGGTCGAGGTCCCGCTGGACCACCAGGGCGAGCGGATCAACGGGCTGCTGGACAAGATCCCGCACACCGGTGGCGTCCGCTCCGACGGCACGCGCATCACCTCCGGCGTGCCCGACCCGGTCATCACGCCCGAGCACAACGACCCGTACGCCGCGTGGACGCGCAACGAGGGCCTGATCGACGAGGTCTGA
- a CDS encoding LysR family transcriptional regulator, with protein sequence MLSLHQLTCFLATYEHGSFTAAAEDLGYAQPSVSEQVRALEKTVGGALFTRVGRGVVPTQTGHLLRPHAEKVLGAADEALRAVRSSHVLETGTIRFGMFGIARLYAGAGLVSDVVTRHPGVRVELVGQNSSEVTEELRRGRLEAAMVAVPALDSEGLEVRPVARDELVYVSADPARTAAPVTVEQLAAADLVMPEATWRRSDSTRIVLRQLIHAAGLTPRTRIEVEDVETAVELAGMGHADTVVPRGAARALLPRLAPDAAYVSLAPRQWDTLAIVHRAGATLSPAARLMIELATRRIQTVAEPIDEPVGSR encoded by the coding sequence ATGCTTTCGCTGCACCAGTTGACCTGCTTCCTCGCGACCTACGAGCACGGCTCCTTCACCGCCGCTGCCGAGGACCTGGGGTATGCCCAGCCCTCGGTCTCGGAGCAGGTGCGCGCCCTGGAGAAGACGGTCGGCGGCGCGCTCTTCACCCGTGTGGGACGCGGCGTGGTGCCGACGCAGACCGGCCACCTGCTGCGCCCGCACGCCGAGAAGGTGCTCGGCGCCGCCGACGAGGCGCTGCGCGCCGTCCGCAGCAGCCACGTCCTGGAGACCGGCACGATCCGGTTCGGGATGTTCGGCATCGCCCGGCTCTACGCCGGCGCCGGGCTGGTCTCCGACGTCGTCACCCGCCACCCCGGCGTGCGCGTCGAGCTGGTCGGGCAGAACTCCAGCGAGGTCACCGAGGAGCTGCGTCGTGGCCGACTCGAGGCGGCGATGGTCGCCGTGCCCGCGCTCGACAGCGAGGGGCTCGAGGTCCGCCCGGTCGCCCGCGACGAGCTGGTCTACGTCAGCGCCGACCCGGCCCGCACCGCGGCACCCGTCACCGTCGAGCAGCTCGCGGCGGCCGACCTGGTGATGCCGGAGGCGACGTGGCGCCGCTCCGACTCCACGCGGATCGTGCTGCGCCAGCTCATCCACGCCGCCGGCCTCACGCCGCGCACCCGGATCGAGGTCGAGGACGTCGAGACCGCGGTCGAGCTCGCCGGGATGGGCCACGCCGACACGGTGGTGCCGCGGGGAGCCGCCCGAGCGCTCCTGCCCCGTCTCGCACCTGACGCCGCGTACGTCTCGCTGGCGCCGCGGCAGTGGGACACGCTCGCGATCGTGCACCGCGCCGGCGCCACCCTCTCGCCCGCCGCCCGGCTGATGATCGAGCTGGCCACCCGACGCATCCAGACCGTCGCCGAGCCGATCGACGAGCCCGTCGGGAGCCGGTGA
- a CDS encoding WS/DGAT domain-containing protein, whose amino-acid sequence MTSTPIRAADQTWLHMDRLDNLLHVRCLMWLEAEPDLDTLRALLQERLVDRHPVLRRRASERDGEWFWEDADDFDVADHVRLVRLDGDDAALRTWIGERFAEPFTPGRPLWSADLVTGIEGRGAALFCRVHHAVTDGVRLVQLMFSLCETEAGGTVPLPVGRPPRTAGLLGSAAAVVRRATADLADLALGSTRAPLRLATSLSPRLLPQGLGLVRHPHRLIDLVQGLSSTDNQTVNTVAELGRVLTASRTPRTAWTGRPGVEKSVAWVTDLDLAHVRALGREHGGTVNDVLVALVAQALTRYLAEKDALVDEVAWMVPVTLRPFDESLPEELGNHFSLVFLPMPLGSRTPRQAVAAVRQRMERIKNSLEPVVTFGVQWAVAESPRLVAHRVTNLLADKAVGVLTNVPGPRRPVRLAGMRVTHVLGWVPSSGHQPLGVCLFSYAGAVTVGIAADTGLVPDPDRIAELIEEEYRSW is encoded by the coding sequence GTGACGTCGACCCCGATCCGTGCCGCCGACCAGACCTGGCTGCACATGGACCGCCTCGACAACCTGCTGCACGTGCGCTGCCTCATGTGGTTGGAGGCGGAGCCCGACCTCGACACGCTGCGGGCGCTGCTGCAGGAGCGGCTGGTCGATCGCCACCCGGTCCTGCGGCGACGGGCCTCCGAGCGCGACGGCGAGTGGTTCTGGGAGGACGCCGACGACTTCGACGTCGCCGACCACGTGCGGCTCGTGCGGCTCGACGGCGACGACGCGGCACTGCGTACGTGGATCGGGGAGCGCTTCGCCGAGCCCTTCACCCCCGGGCGCCCGTTGTGGAGCGCCGACCTGGTCACCGGCATCGAGGGCCGCGGGGCCGCCCTCTTCTGCCGCGTCCACCACGCCGTGACCGACGGCGTCCGGCTGGTGCAGCTGATGTTCAGCCTGTGCGAGACGGAGGCGGGCGGCACGGTGCCGCTGCCCGTGGGCCGGCCCCCGCGCACCGCGGGGCTGCTGGGCAGCGCCGCCGCCGTCGTACGCCGCGCCACCGCCGACCTGGCCGACCTCGCCCTGGGCTCCACCCGGGCGCCGCTGCGGCTCGCCACCTCGTTGAGCCCGCGCCTGCTTCCCCAAGGTCTGGGCCTGGTGCGCCACCCCCACCGCCTCATCGACCTGGTGCAGGGCCTCTCGTCGACCGACAACCAGACCGTCAACACGGTGGCCGAGCTGGGGCGCGTGCTCACCGCGAGCCGCACCCCGCGCACGGCGTGGACCGGCCGACCGGGCGTGGAGAAGTCGGTGGCCTGGGTGACCGACCTCGACCTCGCCCACGTCAGGGCGCTGGGCCGGGAGCACGGCGGCACGGTCAACGACGTCCTGGTCGCGCTCGTGGCGCAGGCGCTGACCCGCTACCTGGCCGAGAAGGACGCCCTGGTCGACGAGGTGGCGTGGATGGTGCCGGTCACGCTGCGACCCTTCGACGAGAGCCTGCCCGAGGAGCTGGGCAACCACTTCTCGCTGGTCTTCCTGCCGATGCCGTTGGGGTCACGCACCCCGCGGCAGGCAGTCGCAGCGGTGCGGCAGCGGATGGAGCGCATCAAGAACAGCCTCGAGCCCGTGGTCACCTTCGGGGTGCAGTGGGCGGTGGCCGAGTCGCCCCGCCTCGTGGCCCACCGGGTCACCAACCTGCTCGCCGACAAGGCGGTCGGCGTGCTGACCAACGTGCCCGGGCCGCGCCGACCCGTGCGGCTGGCCGGGATGAGGGTCACCCACGTGCTGGGGTGGGTGCCCAGCTCGGGCCACCAGCCCCTGGGCGTCTGCCTCTTCAGCTATGCCGGGGCGGTCACGGTCGGGATCGCCGCCGACACCGGGCTGGTGCCCGACCCGGACCGGATCGCGGAGCTGATCGAGGAGGAGTACCGCTCCTGGTGA
- a CDS encoding DMT family transporter, with the protein MAWLVLVLSGGLEAVWAVALGRSEGFTRPVPTAVFGVAVTLSMVGLAWAMRTLPVGTAYAVWVGIGASLTVAWSMATGEEPFSVVKLLLIAGLIGCVIGLKLAH; encoded by the coding sequence ATGGCGTGGTTGGTGCTGGTGCTGTCGGGTGGGCTCGAGGCCGTCTGGGCGGTCGCCCTGGGCAGGTCGGAGGGGTTCACCCGCCCCGTCCCGACGGCCGTCTTCGGCGTCGCCGTCACCCTGAGCATGGTGGGGCTGGCCTGGGCGATGCGCACGCTGCCCGTCGGCACTGCGTACGCGGTGTGGGTCGGCATCGGCGCCTCCCTCACCGTCGCCTGGTCGATGGCGACCGGCGAGGAGCCGTTCAGCGTGGTGAAGCTGCTGCTGATCGCCGGCCTGATCGGCTGCGTGATCGGGCTCAAGCTGGCCCACTGA
- a CDS encoding alpha/beta hydrolase fold domain-containing protein — translation MDSPVVSPSLLHQVVATVLPRVRRARDLDDADLERGRILAWQQTLVGGLPTRLVPGFSRRFDVEVDHSAGFPTYVLTPRGADVTRTVLYGHGGGYVKPIDAFHVRYVSILARRLGARIVLPDYPLAPTHTWRDSHEDLVDLAVAWAEHADCAGERPLTLMGDSAGGGLVLALAQTMRDRLRRHGSGAVAGSLVLHAPWADLTSTAPGTEEFSARDPWLFLSKIRLYAEWWAGSPDDLDRPEVSPALGDLSDLPPALMLHGTRDTLAAACRMLVRRAEEAGGAHLRRGARPAARLQPLPADPRGAARDAPGAGLPRLSGRAGTGGRPMLAG, via the coding sequence GTGGACTCCCCCGTCGTCTCGCCGAGCCTGCTGCACCAGGTGGTCGCCACCGTGCTGCCCCGGGTGCGCCGGGCCCGCGACCTCGACGACGCCGACCTCGAGCGCGGCCGCATCCTGGCCTGGCAGCAGACGCTCGTCGGGGGCCTGCCGACGCGGCTGGTGCCGGGCTTCTCCCGGCGCTTCGACGTCGAGGTCGACCACAGCGCAGGCTTTCCGACGTACGTCCTCACGCCGCGTGGCGCCGACGTCACCCGCACCGTCCTCTACGGCCACGGCGGCGGCTACGTGAAGCCGATCGACGCCTTCCACGTGCGCTACGTCTCGATCCTGGCCCGACGGCTCGGGGCGCGGATCGTGCTGCCGGACTATCCGCTCGCGCCCACCCACACCTGGCGCGACTCCCACGAGGACCTGGTCGACCTGGCCGTCGCGTGGGCCGAGCACGCCGACTGCGCCGGCGAGCGGCCGCTGACCCTGATGGGCGACTCGGCCGGCGGCGGGCTGGTGCTGGCGCTCGCGCAGACCATGCGTGACCGCCTACGTCGTCACGGCTCCGGCGCGGTGGCGGGCTCGCTGGTGCTGCACGCGCCGTGGGCCGACCTGACGAGCACCGCGCCGGGCACCGAGGAGTTCTCCGCGCGCGACCCGTGGCTCTTCCTCTCGAAGATTCGGCTCTACGCCGAGTGGTGGGCAGGCTCGCCCGACGACCTCGACCGGCCGGAGGTCTCCCCCGCGCTGGGCGACCTCAGCGACCTGCCGCCGGCGCTGATGCTGCACGGCACCCGCGACACCCTCGCCGCGGCCTGCCGGATGCTGGTGCGCCGGGCGGAGGAGGCCGGGGGAGCTCACCTCCGTCGAGGAGCACGACCTGCTGCACGTCTACAGCCTCTTCCCGCTGATCCCCGAGGGGCGGCGCGCGATGCGCCAGGTGCTGGACTTCCTCGCCTGAGCGGGCGCGCGGGCACCGGCGGACGCCCTATGTTGGCCGGGTGA
- the cls gene encoding cardiolipin synthase, which yields MDFSDLSLVAAVVGAVVVGIEISMRVAALGIIPGNRKPSTGMAWLLLVLLNPMLGFIGFGFFGSNRVGRRRHQRLEEIRALVDEHTRELPPPASAAAFSPAVRSAVTLNRTLGALPLHDDNDVMLLPDYAAAIGTMTQAVREARETVHVEFYIMALDEVTRPFFDALVEATERGVTVRLLYDHLGTRGIPGYRGLLRFLRRSRIEWHPMLPIKPLSGRFRRPDLRNHRKLLVVDGEVGFTGSLNLTEPGYNKPRNHRLGREWVELMVRVEGPVVASLDAVFVGDWWVEADEELEVVGHPVTGRAPESLHHVPCQLVPSGPGYPSENSLRLFTTLLYAAERRLSITSPYFVPDESLLYAVTTAAQRGVAVELFVSEQSDQFMVGHAQASYYRALLEAGVRIHRYPAPYVLHSKHFSVDDEVAVVGSSNMDQRSFSLNYELSLMMVDAHVVTALREVEDAYRAVSKELTLGEWERRSVGARYVDNVMRLTSALQ from the coding sequence GTGGACTTCTCCGACCTCTCCCTCGTCGCCGCCGTCGTCGGCGCGGTGGTGGTCGGGATCGAGATCTCGATGCGGGTCGCGGCGCTGGGCATCATCCCAGGCAACCGCAAGCCCTCCACCGGCATGGCGTGGTTGCTGCTGGTGCTGCTCAACCCGATGCTGGGCTTCATCGGCTTCGGCTTCTTCGGCAGCAACCGGGTGGGGCGACGTCGCCACCAGCGGCTCGAGGAGATCCGCGCGCTGGTCGACGAGCACACGCGTGAGCTGCCGCCGCCGGCCTCGGCCGCCGCCTTCTCCCCGGCCGTACGCTCCGCGGTCACCCTCAACCGCACGCTCGGCGCCCTGCCGCTGCACGACGACAACGACGTGATGCTGCTGCCCGACTACGCGGCCGCGATCGGGACGATGACGCAGGCGGTGCGCGAGGCCCGCGAGACGGTGCACGTCGAGTTCTACATCATGGCGCTCGACGAGGTGACCCGCCCGTTCTTCGACGCCCTGGTCGAGGCGACCGAGCGCGGGGTCACCGTGCGGCTGCTCTACGACCACCTCGGCACCCGCGGCATCCCCGGCTACCGGGGGCTGCTGCGCTTCCTGCGCCGGAGCCGGATCGAGTGGCACCCGATGCTCCCGATCAAGCCACTGTCGGGGCGCTTCCGCCGCCCCGACCTGCGCAACCACCGCAAGCTCCTCGTCGTCGACGGCGAGGTCGGCTTCACCGGCTCGCTCAACCTCACCGAGCCGGGCTACAACAAGCCGAGGAACCATCGCCTCGGGCGCGAGTGGGTCGAGCTGATGGTCCGCGTCGAGGGCCCGGTCGTGGCCTCCCTCGACGCGGTCTTCGTCGGCGACTGGTGGGTCGAGGCCGACGAGGAGCTGGAGGTCGTCGGCCACCCGGTGACCGGGCGCGCACCAGAGTCGCTGCACCACGTCCCGTGCCAGCTGGTGCCGAGCGGGCCGGGCTACCCCAGCGAGAACAGCCTGCGCCTCTTCACCACGCTCCTCTACGCCGCCGAGCGCCGGCTCTCGATCACCAGCCCCTACTTCGTGCCCGACGAGTCACTGCTGTACGCCGTGACCACGGCCGCCCAGCGCGGCGTCGCGGTCGAGCTCTTCGTCTCCGAGCAGTCCGACCAGTTCATGGTCGGCCACGCCCAGGCGTCGTACTACCGGGCGCTGCTCGAGGCGGGCGTCCGGATCCACCGCTACCCAGCGCCGTACGTGCTGCACTCCAAGCACTTCAGCGTCGACGACGAGGTCGCGGTGGTGGGGTCGAGCAACATGGACCAGCGCTCGTTCTCGCTCAACTACGAGCTGTCGCTGATGATGGTCGACGCCCACGTGGTGACCGCACTGCGCGAGGTCGAGGACGCCTACCGGGCCGTCTCGAAGGAGCTGACCCTCGGGGAGTGGGAGCGGCGCAGCGTGGGCGCGCGGTACGTCGACAACGTGATGCGGTTGACCAGCGCGCTGCAGTGA
- a CDS encoding ATP-binding cassette domain-containing protein — MSCTLQPGVNVLLGRNGAGKSTLCRVLASAEQPTRGLLLTSEGPVTDLRSHRSRVGWLPQTPPVAAHMRAGDYLHYAAWLKGLARRERQGAVADALERTGLGPRRHSRIGTLSGGMVRRLGIAQAIVHRPQLLVLDEPTVGLDPEQRIQFYATLRGALDDDTVTLLSTTCWRTWASWHNGCSCWTPAGCAS; from the coding sequence GTGAGTTGCACCTTGCAACCGGGAGTCAACGTCCTGCTGGGGCGCAACGGTGCCGGCAAGTCGACGCTGTGCCGGGTGCTGGCCAGCGCCGAGCAGCCCACCCGGGGGCTCCTCCTGACCTCCGAGGGACCGGTCACGGACCTGCGCTCCCACCGGTCCCGTGTCGGGTGGTTGCCCCAGACTCCACCTGTGGCAGCGCACATGCGGGCTGGCGACTACCTGCACTACGCAGCCTGGTTGAAGGGGCTTGCTCGCAGGGAACGGCAAGGGGCGGTTGCCGACGCCTTGGAGCGCACGGGTCTGGGGCCGCGCCGGCACTCCCGGATCGGGACGCTCTCGGGCGGGATGGTCCGACGGCTGGGAATTGCCCAGGCGATCGTGCACCGCCCTCAGCTCCTCGTGCTCGACGAACCGACCGTCGGCCTGGATCCTGAACAGCGAATCCAGTTCTACGCGACCTTGCGCGGCGCGCTCGACGACGACACGGTCACCCTGCTCTCCACCACCTGCTGGAGGACGTGGGCGAGCTGGCACAACGGGTGCTCGTGCTGGACGCCGGCAGGATGCGCTTCGTAG
- a CDS encoding thiamine ABC transporter substrate-binding protein codes for MSMPARTRTVAVAALLGLTALSGCSLVGGDSSDADRADQVVLVTHESFTLPDELIASFEEESGQELVVRASNDAGALATKLALSADNPSGDVAFGIDNTFASRVVDAGVFAPYTAELPVSAERYALADGGDLLAPVDQSSVCLNVDTAWFAERELGAPATFEDLTKPAYKDLTAVSSASTSSPGMAFLLATRAAFGQRWDDYWTDLLDNGLKIVDGWTEAYYGEFTAGGEKGTRPVVLSYDSSPAFTVKDGKTTTAALLDTCFRQVEYAGVLKGAKNPEGAQELVEFLLSPLVQRELPDSMYVRPVSGEADLPDDWAAFAPEPQKVWEVEPAEIAAKREKWLAGGVDRRRHPLTERPPG; via the coding sequence ATGTCCATGCCTGCCCGTACGCGGACGGTGGCGGTCGCCGCCCTGCTCGGCCTCACCGCCCTCAGCGGCTGCAGCCTGGTGGGAGGTGACTCCTCGGACGCCGACCGCGCCGACCAGGTCGTGCTGGTCACCCACGAGTCGTTCACCCTGCCCGACGAGCTGATCGCCTCCTTCGAGGAGGAGTCCGGCCAGGAGCTCGTCGTGCGTGCCTCCAACGACGCCGGCGCCCTGGCCACCAAGCTCGCCCTCTCGGCCGACAACCCGTCGGGCGACGTCGCCTTCGGGATCGACAACACCTTCGCCTCCCGCGTCGTCGACGCCGGCGTCTTCGCGCCCTACACCGCCGAGCTGCCGGTCAGCGCTGAGCGCTACGCCCTGGCCGACGGTGGCGACCTGCTGGCGCCGGTCGACCAGTCGAGCGTCTGCCTCAACGTCGACACGGCCTGGTTCGCGGAGCGGGAGCTCGGGGCGCCGGCCACCTTCGAGGACCTCACGAAGCCGGCGTACAAGGACCTCACCGCCGTCTCGAGCGCATCGACCTCCTCGCCCGGCATGGCCTTCCTGCTGGCCACCCGCGCCGCCTTCGGCCAGCGCTGGGACGACTACTGGACCGACCTGCTCGACAACGGCCTGAAGATCGTCGACGGCTGGACCGAGGCCTACTACGGCGAGTTCACCGCCGGCGGCGAGAAGGGCACGCGACCTGTCGTGCTGTCGTACGACTCCTCGCCCGCCTTCACCGTGAAGGACGGGAAGACCACGACCGCCGCGTTGCTCGACACCTGCTTCCGCCAGGTCGAGTACGCCGGCGTGCTGAAGGGTGCGAAGAACCCCGAGGGCGCCCAGGAGCTCGTCGAGTTCCTGCTGAGCCCGCTGGTGCAGCGCGAGCTGCCGGACTCGATGTACGTCCGCCCGGTCAGCGGCGAGGCCGACCTGCCCGACGACTGGGCCGCCTTCGCGCCCGAGCCGCAGAAGGTCTGGGAGGTCGAGCCGGCCGAGATCGCCGCGAAGCGCGAGAAGTGGCTGGCTGGAGGAGTGGACCGACGTCGTCACCCGCTGACCGAGCGTCCCCCGGGCTGA
- a CDS encoding HAD family hydrolase codes for MSDSRPTVSPAAPPIDWTAHAAVLFDLDGVVTPTAEVHMRAWADMFNHFLALPDAPGGGDRSPYEAGDYFAHVDGKPRYDGVRDFLASRGIELPEGEITDSGDTLTVHGLGNRKDVAFNEVLERDGVDAYPGSVALLDHLRDLGTPLAVVSSSRNAPAVLAAAGLSDRFVTVVSGAVAEELGLPGKPAPDTFVHAAEVLGAPVERCVVLEDAVSGVRAGAAGHFALVVGVDRGVGADALTEAGADVVVADLAELVPGDREEARDGA; via the coding sequence ATGAGCGATTCACGCCCCACCGTGAGCCCTGCTGCTCCGCCCATCGACTGGACCGCGCACGCGGCCGTGCTCTTCGACCTCGACGGCGTCGTCACCCCCACCGCCGAGGTGCACATGCGCGCGTGGGCGGACATGTTCAACCACTTCCTCGCCCTGCCCGACGCCCCCGGCGGCGGCGACCGCTCGCCCTACGAGGCCGGCGACTACTTCGCCCACGTCGACGGCAAGCCGCGCTACGACGGCGTCCGCGACTTCCTCGCCTCGCGCGGCATCGAGCTGCCCGAGGGTGAGATCACCGACTCCGGCGACACGCTGACGGTCCACGGCCTCGGCAACCGCAAGGACGTCGCCTTCAACGAGGTGCTCGAGCGCGACGGCGTCGACGCCTACCCGGGCTCCGTCGCCCTGCTCGACCACCTGCGCGACCTCGGTACGCCGCTGGCCGTCGTCTCCTCCTCGCGCAACGCCCCGGCCGTCCTGGCCGCGGCCGGGCTCTCCGACCGGTTCGTCACCGTCGTCTCCGGCGCGGTCGCCGAGGAGCTGGGCCTGCCCGGCAAGCCCGCTCCCGACACGTTCGTGCACGCCGCCGAGGTGCTGGGCGCCCCGGTCGAGCGCTGCGTCGTCCTGGAGGACGCCGTCTCCGGCGTCCGGGCCGGAGCTGCCGGCCACTTCGCCCTCGTCGTGGGCGTCGACCGCGGCGTCGGTGCCGACGCCCTGACCGAGGCGGGCGCCGACGTCGTCGTCGCCGACCTCGCCGAGCTCGTCCCCGGCGACCGCGAGGAGGCCCGCGATGGCGCGTGA